Proteins co-encoded in one Arachis hypogaea cultivar Tifrunner chromosome 11, arahy.Tifrunner.gnm2.J5K5, whole genome shotgun sequence genomic window:
- the LOC112723818 gene encoding uncharacterized protein: protein MHPRTDFLLRSPLRLPYPWKQGVPAQIKRRTRPGVNTPCFIGNPCLSQPPVILKT, encoded by the exons ATGCACCCGCGAACAGACTTTCTCCTACGCTCTCCATTGCGCCTTCCATATCCATGGAAGCAAGGAGTTCCTGCCCAGAT CAAAAGACGAACACGACCAGGGGTCAACACTCCTTGCTTCATTGGGAATCCTTGCTTGTCACAGCCACCGGTGATTTTGAAGACATAG